In Desulfobotulus pelophilus, the following proteins share a genomic window:
- the mraY gene encoding phospho-N-acetylmuramoyl-pentapeptide-transferase, with translation MLYHLLYPLHTWFSALNVFRYISFRTIYAAMTALLICILLGHWAIRKLKAMQVGQYIREEGPQSHQSKAGTPTMGGLLILFAITSSTLLWVDLTSLHLWVALMTTLGFGLIGFVDDWLMQVKKHNTGLSSANKFMLQILLALIASIFIYLMPDFDTRVSVPFFKNFNPDLGIAYIFFATFIIVGASNAVNLTDGLDGLAIGPVTIAAVTFMIFSYVAGHWGLASYLQVPFVNGAGELAILCGAVAGAGLGFLWFNGHPAQVFMGDVGSLPLGAFLGVVAVITKQELLLVIVGGIFVIEALSVILQVGYFKITGGKRIFRMAPLHHHFELKGWQESKVTIRFWIIAIVLALIAVSTLKIR, from the coding sequence ATGCTCTATCACCTTCTCTACCCACTGCATACCTGGTTTTCTGCGCTGAACGTATTCCGCTATATCAGCTTCAGAACCATTTATGCCGCCATGACAGCCCTGCTGATCTGTATCCTGCTGGGCCATTGGGCCATCCGGAAACTGAAGGCCATGCAGGTGGGTCAGTATATCCGGGAAGAAGGGCCCCAGTCTCACCAGAGCAAGGCCGGAACACCCACCATGGGTGGCCTTCTGATTCTATTTGCCATCACAAGCTCCACCCTGCTCTGGGTGGACCTTACAAGCCTCCATCTCTGGGTAGCCCTCATGACCACACTGGGGTTCGGACTCATCGGCTTTGTGGATGACTGGCTGATGCAGGTTAAAAAACACAACACAGGCCTGTCTTCAGCCAATAAGTTCATGCTGCAGATTCTTCTTGCCCTTATTGCATCCATATTCATCTACCTTATGCCGGATTTCGACACCCGGGTATCGGTTCCCTTCTTCAAAAATTTCAACCCGGACTTAGGCATTGCCTATATCTTCTTTGCAACGTTTATCATTGTGGGAGCTTCCAATGCGGTCAACCTGACCGATGGTCTTGACGGTCTGGCCATCGGTCCAGTTACCATTGCCGCTGTCACTTTCATGATTTTTTCTTATGTAGCAGGACACTGGGGACTGGCTTCCTATTTGCAAGTCCCTTTTGTCAATGGTGCGGGTGAGCTGGCCATACTCTGCGGAGCCGTTGCAGGCGCAGGCCTTGGCTTTCTGTGGTTCAACGGTCACCCGGCCCAGGTTTTCATGGGGGATGTGGGTTCCCTTCCCCTTGGCGCCTTCCTTGGCGTGGTCGCGGTGATTACCAAGCAGGAACTTCTTCTGGTCATCGTGGGAGGAATCTTTGTCATAGAAGCTCTCTCCGTCATCCTGCAGGTTGGATATTTTAAAATAACAGGAGGCAAACGGATTTTCCGCATGGCTCCGCTCCATCATCATTTTGAACTCAAAGGCTGGCAGGAATCCAAGGTAACCATCCGGTTCTGGATTATTGCCATTGTGCTGGCCCTCATCGCTGTCAGCACCCTCAAAATACGCTAA